A genomic window from Silene latifolia isolate original U9 population chromosome 11, ASM4854445v1, whole genome shotgun sequence includes:
- the LOC141613708 gene encoding uncharacterized protein LOC141613708: protein MQICSEKRYGGLDIVNARIWNQVVIGKYTWWLAAKADHMWIKWVDHVYMKGKSWQEYTPSSNSRWTWRKICQIRDVMKPGYLNGKWIDNNGNYSVSSGYKWLCGQQSKVTWCPVIWTQTSIPKHSFIGWLVVQERLMTRERLLNFGFITDGACLFRQSHLETHQHLMYECKFSQLCWDLIRGWLEIDFPTPGLVAWCLNWRCKSLMKKQIVFTAIVAAWYHLWHAKNVCRLEAVLITPSVLLKQVKQDVCRRCKDRVWSLKAHKLPWEPTYD, encoded by the exons ATGCAG ATATGTAGTGAGAAAAGATATGGAGGCCTGGACATTGTTAATGCTAGGATTTGGAATCAGGTTGTGATAGGTAAGTATACATGGTGGTTAGCAGCCAAAGCTGATCATATGTGGATCAAATGGGTGgatcatgtttatatgaaaggcAAGTCTTGGCAAGAGTACACCCCTTCTTCTAACTCTAGATGGACTTGGCGCAAAATCTGCCAGATAAGAGATGTTATGAAACCTGGTTACCTCAATGGAAAATGGATTGACAACAATGGTAATTATTCTGTTTCCAGTGGGTATAAATGGCTATGTGGTCAGCAAAGCAAGGTTACTTGGTGTCCAGTGATCTGGACTCAAACTAGCATACCTAAACACTCATTCATTGGCTGGTTGGTTGTGCAAGAAAGGCTCATGACCAGGGAACGATTGTTGAATTTTGGTTTTATTACTGATGGAGCTTGTCTATTCCGCCAGTCCCATTTAGAGACTCATCAGCACTTGATGTATGAATGTAAGTTCAGTCAGCTTTGTTGGGATCTTATTCGAGGTTGGCTTGAGATTGACTTCCCTACACCTGGCCTCGTTGCTTGGTGCCTTAATTGGAGATGCAAATCTCTTATGAAGAAGCAGATAGTGTTCACTGCTATTGTGGCGGCATGGTATCATCTCTGGCATGCCAAGAATGTATGCAGGCTAGAAGCGGTGTTGATTACACCCTCAGTGTTACTCAAGCAAGTCAAGCAGGATGTTTGCAGGAGGTGTAAAGATAGAGTATGGTCATTGAAGGCCCACAAGCTACCATGGGAACCTACATATGACTAG